A window of the Gossypium hirsutum isolate 1008001.06 chromosome A05, Gossypium_hirsutum_v2.1, whole genome shotgun sequence genome harbors these coding sequences:
- the LOC107960831 gene encoding exocyst complex component EXO70H1 produces MKAIFFKSSPSPTRMTPPASPLHLTFSESLMEENIEAAELIITKWDSPSDNHSSSSNASLFSDENREEAKQYLSSVKGLQKAMQYLVSHQASSEKLVRAQALMQTAMKRLEKEFYQIFKSFRFYLDPESFSAHSSSSRPSASRSSFSDLEEDESENESRDENDSIPGAQRVSLTPVEDLRAIAEAMIKAGYAKECIKIYKIIRKSFVDEALHGLGVDRTLNLQKVQKMDWEVLEVKIRNWLHAVKVAVKTLFPGERILSDQVFSIAPAMGESCFAEISKEGALALFEFPENVAKCKKTPEKMFRFLDLYEAVSNLWPEVESMFNSESTSTLRSTAVNSLIKLGDAVRTMLTSFETAIQKEPSKSTVPGGGIHPLTRYVMNYISFLADYTEVLSDIVADWPLTIPSPLPEPFFGSPDNEESISSPVSVRLAWLILLMLCKLDGKAAMYKDVSLSYLFLANNLQYVVGKVRQSNLKILLGDEWVTKHELKVKQYCSNYERMGWSKVLASLPENPTAEIPVDQVKDHFRNFNLAFEETYTKQTSWVVPDPGLRDDIKISLARRIVPIYKEFYETYGGMHLRKEIWVESLVRYTPDDLGNYWSDLLNGSGSSGSVSSSSSRGGRSR; encoded by the coding sequence ATGAAGGCCATCTTCTTCAAATCATCACCTTCTCCTACCAGGATGACTCCACCAGCTTCTCCACTTCACCTTACTTTTTCCGAGTCTTTAATGGAAGAAAACATCGAAGCTGCCGAATTAATCATCACCAAATGGGACTCCCCTTCCGACAACCACTCCTCCTCTAGCAACGCTTCCCTTTTCTCCGATGAGAACAGGGAAGAGGCGAAACAGTATTTGTCTTCCGTTAAGGGTCTGCAAAAAGCTATGCAGTACCTGGTTTCACACCAAGCAAGTTCCGAAAAGCTTGTCCGAGCTCAAGCACTTATGCAAACCGCCATGAAACGGCTCGAGAAGGAGTTTTACCAGATTTTTAAGTCTTTCCGGTTTTATCTTGACCCAGAATCCTTTTCTGCTCACTCGTCATCCTCTAGACCATCGGCTTCCAGGTCCAGTTTTTCAGACTTGGAAGAAGATGAGTCTGAGAACGAGTCAAGGGACGAGAATGACTCAATCCCAGGAGCCCAGAGAGTGTCGTTAACTCCAGTGGAGGATTTAAGAGCCATTGCAGAGGCCATGATAAAAGCTGGGTACGCCAAGGAatgtatcaaaatttataaaattattcgGAAATCGTTCGTCGATGAAGCTCTTCACGGTCTCGGAGTTGACAGGACGTTGAACTTACAGAAAGTTCAGAAGATGGATTGGGAAGTTTTGGAGGTTAAAATCAGGAATTGGTTACATGCTGTTAAAGTGGCTGTTAAAACGCTGTTTCCCGGAGAGAGAATCCTCAGCGATCAAGTGTTTTCCATTGCCCCTGCTATGGGGGAATCTTGTTTCGCAGAAATTTCGAAAGAAGGAGCATTAGCTCTGTTTGAGTTCCCGGAAAATGTAGCCAAGTGCAAGAAAACACCAGAGAAAATGTTCCGTTTCTTGGATTTATATGAAGCGGTTTCCAATCTTTGGCCCGAGGTTGAATCAATGTTCAACTCCGAATCAACCTCAACCCTACGATCAACCGCCGTAAACTCCTTAATCAAGCTCGGAGACGCCGTTAGAACCATGTTAACGAGCTTCGAAACGGCAATTCAAAAGGAACCATCCAAATCGACGGTTCCCGGCGGTGGGATCCACCCTCTGACACGATACGTCATGAATTACATCTCTTTCCTAGCCGATTACACCGAGGTTCTTTCCGACATCGTCGCAGATTGGCCGTTAACGATTCCATCACCTTTACCAGAGCCATTCTTCGGCAGCCCCGACAACGAGGAAAGCATTTCATCGCCGGTTTCAGTCCGGTTAGCTTGGCTTATCCTCCTCATGCTTTGCAAACTCGACGGGAAAGCCGCGATGTACAAAGACGTCTCGCTTTCTTATTTGTTCTTAGCCAATAATCTCCAGTACGTCGTCGGAAAAGTTCGACAATCGAACTTGAAGATTCTTCTCGGTGACGAATGGGTGACGAAGCACGAACTAAAAGTGAAACAGTACTGTTCGAATTACGAGAGAATGGGATGGAGCAAAGTGCTCGCTTCACTGCCTGAAAATCCAACGGCTGAGATCCCAGTCGATCAAGTGAAAGACCATTTCAGAAATTTTAATTTGGCGTTTGAAGAAACCTATACGAAACAAACATCTTGGGTCGTACCCGACCCGGGACTCCGAGATGATATCAAAATCTCGTTGGCGAGACGGATAGTACCGATCTACAAGGAGTTTTACGAGACGTACGGAGGAATGCACCTTAGGAAAGAAATATGGGTTGAGTCACTTGTCAGATATACCCCTGATGATTTGGGAAACTACTGGTCGGATCTGCTCAATGGAAGCGGAAGTTCAGGGAGTGTTTCGTCAAGTTCAAGCCGCGGTGGCAGGAGTCGTTGA